In a genomic window of Bemisia tabaci chromosome 1, PGI_BMITA_v3:
- the LOC109041107 gene encoding uncharacterized protein, with product MAYRKNHVSLLLVGLVLWVASDRIYAFTITFPGKISWNDGNVIIRGNSVGGAAIALKEGALVVGGTTICESYTDVVAGREPIYQKSPDGSSWYANVKVGEPMSYAEIQAFEAKWPKFAQGRDERVRKALQAARDPNWGAALARPRPARDAKRRSLGGFFTSFWPFSGWW from the exons ATGGCGTACCGGAAAAACCATGTCTCGCTCCTGCTTGTGGGTCTTGTTCTCTGG GTCGCAAGCGACAGGATATACGCCTTCACGATCACGTTCCCCGGGAAGATCTCTTGGAACGACGGTAACGTCATCATTCGGGGAAACTCCGTCGGGGGCGCTGCGATCGCACTGAAGGAGGGCGCCCTGGTCGTCGGTGGTACGACCATCTGCGAGAGCTACACGGACGTGGTGGCCGGCAGAGAACCCATCTACCAGAAGTCCCCGGACGGCTCCAGCTGGTACGCCAACGTCAAGGTCGGGGAGCCCATGAGCTACGCTGAGATCCAGGCCTTCGAGGCCAAGTGGCCCAAGTTCGCCCAGGGGAGGGATGAGCGCGTCCGGAAGGCGCTCCAAGCGGCACGGGATCCGAATTGGGGCGCCGCGCTGGCCAGACCCCGGCCCGCCAGGGACGCGAAGAGGCGTTCGCTAGGAGGGTTTTTCACCTCGTTTTGGCCGTTTTCCGGGTGGTGGTGA